CGTCTTGATCTGTCAGCTGAACCATCTCTTCCCCATCAGCCAGGGATTGAGCATGCAAGGAAGCTGCCGTTAATTCATAAATCTGTTCACGTATCAACAGCTGAGATTGACAAGCCATCAGCTTCGTCCATGTTTCACTAAATATTTTGGCCACGGCTGCAGGTCCAAGGACTCCGGGCAAATCAATATGATCATGATACAGTTCCCGGGCTAGCTCAGCGACCGCTTGTTCGTCGCGAAAATCGGATAAAACCAGTTGATGGCCTTCTGTGCGCAATGCCACCCCACAAACGGCGCCGCTCTCATTCTCAATACTTACCCAATAAGCTTTCTCTGCAATTAAGGGATCCCTACTCAACTGACCGATTAATCCCCATAGCAAATTATGCGCGGCTTCTGATTCCAGTAAATAGTCCCGGACGCGGCAGGTAAAGTCAGGGAAAGATATTTCTCGGGGCCCTTGAAGTTTTCTCATAATCCATCCTCACTTTCTCCGCAAGCGAGCAATCCTCATTACTGGGGTCTCAGATCGTCGTGTCAAAAAATGACGTTATTTAATTCTCACCACGTGCCCAAGATAAGCTGTGTTCCGGCATTTCTCGCCCCAGAAAGTTCAGGAGGTCTTGTGATGTGTGTATCCCAGCACAATGTCTTTGACATCCCCAGAGAAAGGATGACGCACAGTCTAAAAATCCTCGCTAATGGACTTAGTCCGAAAACCTCTTTCATCACACGCGTCTTTGTCACCAGTGGGCTCAAAAAAAACTGTCGTCAACGAAACGGCTGAAAATTCCTCTTCCTCGGCAAGAATTTCCGCA
The Sulfobacillus thermosulfidooxidans DNA segment above includes these coding regions:
- a CDS encoding GNAT family N-acetyltransferase — encoded protein: MRKLQGPREISFPDFTCRVRDYLLESEAAHNLLWGLIGQLSRDPLIAEKAYWVSIENESGAVCGVALRTEGHQLVLSDFRDEQAVAELARELYHDHIDLPGVLGPAAVAKIFSETWTKLMACQSQLLIREQIYELTAASLHAQSLADGEEMVQLTDQDDVEWLVSWIHEFEREAMPEFVSSLEQARTLVQNRLRNSIRDGGFFILKDAGMPRSVVGYAHPTPHGIRIAPVYTPPCWRNYGYASRLVALSCQKLLEFGYTHIYLFADKANPAANRVYQQTGFQMVREVNQYQFTEVHSYASGEDG